From Spartinivicinus ruber, the proteins below share one genomic window:
- a CDS encoding tetratricopeptide repeat protein yields the protein MQTKWLFTLLLVSVISNSWAGEFECGSLKNQYGPFDYTNPRHFKEKLSIVEQFHFNRDVETLNKGMTGAVIGDLSYTLKAFPNHHRALFSVVKYYTQPNVELDRKYLSAECFFDRALRFKPDDAVVHMLYGIYLHKKQKYDEALKKYQNALRLSPNFAELHYNLGLLYIDMKKLQEAKNHAQKAYQQGYPLAGLKQKLNAAGVW from the coding sequence ATGCAAACTAAATGGTTATTTACATTACTCTTAGTAAGCGTCATATCAAATAGCTGGGCTGGTGAGTTTGAGTGCGGTAGTTTAAAGAATCAATACGGCCCTTTTGACTACACTAACCCACGTCACTTTAAAGAAAAACTATCCATAGTCGAGCAGTTTCATTTTAATCGAGATGTCGAAACATTAAACAAAGGCATGACTGGTGCTGTCATCGGTGACCTCTCTTATACCCTAAAGGCTTTTCCTAACCACCATCGCGCGTTATTTTCAGTTGTCAAATATTACACTCAACCTAATGTTGAGCTTGATAGGAAATATTTGTCAGCTGAGTGCTTTTTCGATCGAGCCTTACGGTTTAAACCAGATGATGCTGTAGTTCACATGTTGTATGGTATTTACTTACATAAAAAGCAAAAATATGATGAAGCGCTAAAAAAATACCAAAATGCCCTACGCCTCTCTCCTAATTTTGCTGAGCTTCATTATAATCTGGGCTTGCTTTACATTGACATGAAGAAACTACAAGAAGCAAAAAACCATGCACAAAAAGCTTACCAACAAGGCTACCCCTTGGCAGGACTTAAGCAAAAATTGAATGCTGCCGGTGTTTGGTAA
- a CDS encoding asparagine synthetase B family protein, protein MIPFGGWLTPDPLNEGSAVETLKTLLPRPEHHPLETFVNAKLALIKTADNTSHLAQQEGITVLISGYPQWVEAPYSHISSKQNPAIAAIAAYQALGTNCLTSLHGQFSLFLYDHQQDAFMLATDRMATQPVYYQLHNNQLFFGSFASIVKNHPDSSTSLCDQAIYNYLYFHMIPSPGTVYDNIYKLEPAQYICYQSGQLSTDYYWSPLFASRSQLTDNEQAELILSTLKNAVSRASQQGNVGSFLSGGLDSSTVSGLLSQLSDKPAKTFSIGFPVEKYNEIEYARLAAKHFNTEQHEYFIQPEDILSHYQQVITGFDEPFGNSSALPAYFCAKLAKQHGVNLMLAGDGGDELFAGNTRYQKQIIFELYQHIPGLLRQRALEPVVRHPWFNKLPLGGKAHSYIDQANIPLPDRLETYNFLHRHQPAEIFNSAFLQNVDTQLPLREIQATYHQPKQADYINRMLFLDWKRTLADNDLPKVNRMCYLAGVDVRYPMLDDEMVDLSCTIPSNLKVNLTQLRGIYKQAIKGFLPDEIINKSKHGFGLPFGVWTKDHQPLQQMAYEAIDYLSDQPYFNPDFLANAKAMHQQGHSAYYGELIWLLMTLGSWLKTHMG, encoded by the coding sequence ATGATTCCATTTGGTGGTTGGCTAACCCCTGATCCACTTAATGAAGGTAGTGCTGTAGAAACCTTGAAAACCCTACTACCTCGCCCCGAGCACCACCCCCTGGAGACCTTTGTTAACGCTAAACTAGCCCTCATTAAAACGGCTGATAACACCAGTCACTTAGCCCAACAAGAGGGTATTACTGTGTTAATCAGTGGTTATCCTCAGTGGGTAGAAGCACCCTACAGCCATATCAGCAGCAAGCAAAATCCAGCAATTGCCGCGATAGCTGCTTATCAAGCACTTGGTACCAACTGCTTAACCAGTTTACATGGCCAGTTCAGCCTGTTTTTATATGACCATCAGCAGGATGCTTTTATGTTGGCCACTGACCGAATGGCTACCCAGCCGGTTTATTATCAATTACATAATAACCAGCTCTTTTTTGGCAGCTTTGCTTCCATTGTCAAAAACCATCCAGACAGCAGCACGTCACTATGTGACCAGGCAATATATAACTATCTTTACTTTCATATGATTCCCAGCCCGGGCACAGTCTACGACAACATATATAAACTAGAACCAGCGCAATATATTTGTTATCAATCAGGACAACTCAGTACAGACTATTATTGGTCTCCACTTTTTGCATCAAGAAGTCAGCTGACGGATAACGAACAGGCTGAGTTAATTCTTAGCACCCTAAAAAATGCTGTTTCTCGTGCCAGTCAGCAGGGTAATGTAGGTAGCTTTTTAAGTGGTGGCTTGGATAGCTCAACCGTATCAGGATTACTGAGTCAACTCAGCGATAAACCAGCAAAAACCTTTTCCATTGGTTTTCCCGTAGAAAAATATAATGAAATTGAATATGCCCGGCTAGCTGCCAAGCACTTTAATACAGAGCAACACGAATACTTTATCCAGCCAGAAGATATTCTTAGTCATTATCAACAAGTGATAACAGGGTTTGATGAGCCATTTGGTAACTCTTCTGCATTACCTGCCTATTTTTGTGCGAAATTAGCTAAGCAGCATGGAGTAAACCTAATGCTGGCAGGTGATGGTGGCGACGAATTGTTTGCCGGTAATACTCGCTATCAAAAGCAAATCATTTTTGAACTGTATCAACATATCCCAGGTTTACTTCGCCAGCGAGCACTCGAACCAGTCGTTCGCCACCCCTGGTTTAATAAATTACCCCTCGGCGGTAAGGCACACAGTTATATTGATCAAGCCAATATCCCACTACCAGACCGTTTAGAGACTTATAATTTTCTTCATCGCCACCAACCAGCTGAAATTTTTAATTCAGCTTTTTTGCAAAATGTTGATACTCAGCTGCCTTTACGAGAAATCCAAGCTACCTATCATCAGCCAAAACAAGCTGACTACATCAATCGTATGCTGTTTTTAGACTGGAAACGAACCCTAGCAGACAATGACTTGCCCAAAGTCAATCGCATGTGTTATCTGGCTGGCGTAGATGTGCGTTATCCTATGTTAGACGACGAGATGGTAGATTTATCTTGCACCATTCCTTCCAACCTTAAAGTTAATCTCACTCAGTTACGGGGTATTTATAAGCAAGCGATTAAAGGCTTCTTACCAGATGAGATTATTAATAAGTCCAAACATGGTTTTGGTCTACCTTTTGGCGTTTGGACCAAAGACCATCAGCCATTACAACAAATGGCTTATGAGGCCATCGACTATCTGTCTGACCAGCCCTACTTTAACCCGGACTTTTTAGCTAATGCCAAAGCTATGCACCAGCAAGGCCACAGTGCTTACTATGGTGAGTTAATTTGGTTATTGATGACCTTAGGCAGCTGGCTAAAAACTCATATGGGCTAA